The DNA region CTACTAAATCAACTCAGACAGATTTTGCTGGTAAATACACCATCAAAAATATTGGGTCTAAAGCTGTATTAGTTTTTACTTTTATTGGTTTTAAAACACAAGAAATTAGTGCGGATGGCAAGTCGACGGTAAATGTAACTTTAAAAGAAGAGTCAGCAGAATTGAAAGAAGTTGTTGTAGTTGGTTACGGATCCGTGAAGAAAAAAGATGCAACTGGAGCAGTAGATCAAATTTCAGCAAAGAAATTTGATAATGTGGCTGCTACAAACCCAGCATCATTGTTACAAGGAAAAGTAGCAGGTGTTCAAATTACATCTTCAAGTGGTGAGCCAGGAGCTTCAAATTCAATCAGAATTCGTGGTAATGGTACATTGCGTTCAGGAAATGGTCCTCTTATCGTTGTAGACGGTGTGCCTTTGGCTGGAGGAGACGTTAGTGCTGGAGGTGCAAGTTTAGGTAATGGTACAATGAGTGCCAAAGATCCATTAAGTTTCATCAATCAAAATGATATCGAAAGTATGACTATTTTGAAAGATGCTTCTTCTACTGCAATTTATGGTGCTCGTGGTGCAAATGGGGTAATTATCATTACAACTAAAAAAGGAAAATCTAAAGATCCTGAATTGACTTATTCTACATCTTTTGCAACTTCTTCTTTTGCTTCAGACTTTGATGTTTTGTCAACTTCAGAATTCATTAAGCTTACTGCGCCAGAAAAACAATTTGGAGGGTCTTATAACTGGAAAAAACAAGTGTTACAAACAGGAGGGGCTATGAATCATGATTTATCATATTCAAGCGGTACAGATAAATCAAATACAAGAATTTCCTTGGGTATGTCTAATACTGATGGTATTATCAGAAATACTGGATTAGATAAATACACTGCTAGTTTGTATAATTCAAATGATTTAATAGATGGAAGAGTGAAATTAGAAACTCGTATTTCTTATTCAAATCTAAAAGATCAAAGAGCTTTAACAACTACCAATACTGGATATATTGGTGACGTATTAAGTTCTGCATTGTACTGGAATCCAACAAGAAATGTTAAAAATTCTGATGGGTCATATGTTAGAGTTTCAGGAGATTATATTAACCCTGTTCATTTGTTGAATTCTTATTCTAACAGAGGTGATTTGTCTAAATTTTTAGGAAGTCTTACGACTACTGTAAAATTGACTGATAATTTGAAATATACTGCATTGATAGGTTTTGAAACATCTAACTCTATAGTTAAACAACAAGCTACACCGGATTTAGATATTCAAGATTTTGCAAGAGCTACAAACCCTTCTGATTTGAAAGAGTATAGAGGGCAAGCTGTTGTATCAAACGATGAGAGAGTGAATAAAACAGTTGAGCATAATATTACTTACAATAAAGAATTTAGTAAAAACTTTAGTTTAAATGCAGTTGCAGGTTATTCTTACTATAATTACTTATCTACTGGAAATTTTGTATCTGCTAAAGGATTTGCTTCTACGCAAAGAAATTTATTGGAAAATATGGAGGGAGGAATTTCGACTGAAACCAGAACAGCTTCTTACAAAGGTTTGGTTGAAATGCAATCTGTTTTCGCAAGAGCTTCTATGGCTTTTTATGATAAATTAAATGTAGATTTAACAATCCGTCGTGACGGTTCTTCTAAAGCTGCTGCTGGTAAAAAGTATGGTAATTTCCCTTCTTTAGGTCTTGCATATAAATTAGTTTCTGGAAAAGACGGAAATGTAAATGACTTGAAATTAAGAGCTAATGTTGGAAAAACTGGTAATACAGAATTCCCTCGTAACTCATCTGTTAGTATTATTGAGTACCAAGATCCTTATAAATTTAATGTAGTGAATAATGCTAATCCAAATTTATCTTGGGAAACTACTACGTCATATGGTGTTGGTGTTGATTTTACTTTGTTAAAAAATAAATTATCTGGATCTGTTGATTATTTCCAAAAAAATACAACTGATTTGATTGTTGGTATTCCTTCAACATCTGGACAGCCATCACCACAAGGTATTAAATATGTTAATTTACCAGCGAATTTAATTAATAAAGGTGTTGAAGTTGCATTAAATTACAATGTAATTGATACTCAAGATTTAAGATGGGATGTTTCAGGAAATGCTGCTTTCTTAAAAAATGAAGTAAAAGATTTAGGCGCATCTAATATTTATAATGTTGGTGCAATTGATGGTGCAGGTTTAACTGATTCTTATGTTCAAAGAATACAAGATGGATATCCTTTGTATAATTATTACTTAGCTGAATTCACTGGGTATGATGCAAATGGTCTTTCTCAGTATGCTGACGGAGGTGCTCCAAAAATGTTGAATAAACAACCTCTTCCAAAAATGACTTTAGGATTTTCAACAAGTTTAGCTTATAAAGATTTCGATTTCTCAACATCACTTTATGGTAATTTTGGTCATTATTTATTCAATAATACTAATGTAGCTTTGTTCTATAAAAACCAATTGGGAGGTAAAAACGTAACTCCGGAAGTTGCTAATTCAGTTCAATCAAATTCTGATGCTAATACACCATCTACTAAATATCTTGAAAAAGGTGATTTCTTGAGATTAGGACAGTTGACTCTTGGTTATACTTTTAAAAGCAATCTTTTAGAACGTTTTAAAATGAAATCAGCTCGTTTATATGTAAATGGATCAAACTTATTTGTAATTACTAAATATTCAGGTTTTGATCCGGAAGTTGACACAAACAAAGTTAAAGATGGTATTCCATCAGCTGGTATTGATTATTTGTCTTATCCAAGAGCAAGAACTTTCTCGGTAGGTCTTAATGTAACATTTTAATTAGAATAAAAATGAAAAATATAAAATTTTTAAAGTACAGTATTTATGCAGGAGCATTGGTTCTTGGAGTTAGTTGTACTGATTTAGATGAAAAAGTGCTAGACGCAACTTTAACTGAAAACGCAAATGCGGATGCAGTAATTAATTCGGCATATAGCGGTCTTCTTAAAATACAAACTCAAGATGGTGTTTTTGCGGTTCAAGAAGTAACTACTGACTTTGTTATTGTTCCAACCCGTGCAGGTGACTGGGGTGATGGTGGAGCATGGTTAGAAAATCACTTTCATACATGGACAGCTAATAGTAGAGAAGTGAATACAGCTTGGAAACATATGTTATCAAGTGTTTATAATTGTGATTTGGCATTAAGTCTGAAAACAATCACTCCTTCAAATAAAGCGCAAGCTCAATTTTTGAAAGCGTTCTATTATTACATGGCTATCGATATGTATGGTCAAGTTCCTTATCGTGAAGCAGGTAGTGATCCTAATGATTTTCCAAAAGTATGGGACTCTCCTACTGCGACTGCTCAAATTATTGCTTTGTTAGAAGAGGCTTTGCCAAATTTACCTGATAAAAATGCATCAGATCCTTCAATCGCAAATAAAGATGCTGCAAGATTTTTGTTGGCTAAAATTTATTTGAACAAGGCAGTTTTTGATTCGCCTTCACATACAGGTTTTAATGCTAACAATGCTGATAATATGAACAAAGTTATTCAGTATGTTGATCAAATTTCTTCTTCTGTAACTTTAGCTAATGATTATTGGGATAACTTTAAGCCTTCTAATAATACTTCTCCAGAGTTAATTTTAACTGCTAGAAACGTTTTAGGTGTTGATGCTGTTGCTGGTTTAGGAGTAAATGGTATGAGATCAAGATGGTATATGGCTAACCACTATAATCAAGTGCCTTCAGGATGGAATGGATTTTCAGTATTACAAGAATACTATAATCAATTCAATCCTACTGATAGACGTATTTTGAATAATGATGAAGCAATTATCAAAACTTTTGGAAGTCCTTTAGGAATGCGTATTGGTCAACAATATGCTCCAGGTGGTACTGTTGCTTTAAAAACCAGAGGTCAAAATGGTGATCGTCCATTGAACTTTCAGAGTGACCTTGCTGGTTTGCCAGCAGACGGAAAAATTGTTGCCGAAGACTGGTTAGAAAGATGGGGTATCCGTCCTCAAAAATATATTCCGGATGTTTCTAATATGGATAAACCAGAAAATGATTATGTTTTATT from Flavobacterium nitratireducens includes:
- a CDS encoding RagB/SusD family nutrient uptake outer membrane protein codes for the protein MKNIKFLKYSIYAGALVLGVSCTDLDEKVLDATLTENANADAVINSAYSGLLKIQTQDGVFAVQEVTTDFVIVPTRAGDWGDGGAWLENHFHTWTANSREVNTAWKHMLSSVYNCDLALSLKTITPSNKAQAQFLKAFYYYMAIDMYGQVPYREAGSDPNDFPKVWDSPTATAQIIALLEEALPNLPDKNASDPSIANKDAARFLLAKIYLNKAVFDSPSHTGFNANNADNMNKVIQYVDQISSSVTLANDYWDNFKPSNNTSPELILTARNVLGVDAVAGLGVNGMRSRWYMANHYNQVPSGWNGFSVLQEYYNQFNPTDRRILNNDEAIIKTFGSPLGMRIGQQYAPGGTVALKTRGQNGDRPLNFQSDLAGLPADGKIVAEDWLERWGIRPQKYIPDVSNMDKPENDYVLFRYADALLMKAEAILRGGTSTTTTTAIAAQLQSRQGITTIVDLSTLDGLYKARATELWEEGWRRNDMIRFGKYTTSRATMTNTDAYRVLLPIPTTALLNPNIKQNPGY
- a CDS encoding SusC/RagA family TonB-linked outer membrane protein gives rise to the protein MKNSLLKGLMVLVTILCTSLTYSQDVSGTVSDAGGPLPGVTVSIKGTTKSTQTDFAGKYTIKNIGSKAVLVFTFIGFKTQEISADGKSTVNVTLKEESAELKEVVVVGYGSVKKKDATGAVDQISAKKFDNVAATNPASLLQGKVAGVQITSSSGEPGASNSIRIRGNGTLRSGNGPLIVVDGVPLAGGDVSAGGASLGNGTMSAKDPLSFINQNDIESMTILKDASSTAIYGARGANGVIIITTKKGKSKDPELTYSTSFATSSFASDFDVLSTSEFIKLTAPEKQFGGSYNWKKQVLQTGGAMNHDLSYSSGTDKSNTRISLGMSNTDGIIRNTGLDKYTASLYNSNDLIDGRVKLETRISYSNLKDQRALTTTNTGYIGDVLSSALYWNPTRNVKNSDGSYVRVSGDYINPVHLLNSYSNRGDLSKFLGSLTTTVKLTDNLKYTALIGFETSNSIVKQQATPDLDIQDFARATNPSDLKEYRGQAVVSNDERVNKTVEHNITYNKEFSKNFSLNAVAGYSYYNYLSTGNFVSAKGFASTQRNLLENMEGGISTETRTASYKGLVEMQSVFARASMAFYDKLNVDLTIRRDGSSKAAAGKKYGNFPSLGLAYKLVSGKDGNVNDLKLRANVGKTGNTEFPRNSSVSIIEYQDPYKFNVVNNANPNLSWETTTSYGVGVDFTLLKNKLSGSVDYFQKNTTDLIVGIPSTSGQPSPQGIKYVNLPANLINKGVEVALNYNVIDTQDLRWDVSGNAAFLKNEVKDLGASNIYNVGAIDGAGLTDSYVQRIQDGYPLYNYYLAEFTGYDANGLSQYADGGAPKMLNKQPLPKMTLGFSTSLAYKDFDFSTSLYGNFGHYLFNNTNVALFYKNQLGGKNVTPEVANSVQSNSDANTPSTKYLEKGDFLRLGQLTLGYTFKSNLLERFKMKSARLYVNGSNLFVITKYSGFDPEVDTNKVKDGIPSAGIDYLSYPRARTFSVGLNVTF